Genomic DNA from Schistocerca serialis cubense isolate TAMUIC-IGC-003099 chromosome 5, iqSchSeri2.2, whole genome shotgun sequence:
TTCGAATTATTGCCATAAATGATGTTTTTTCAGATAGTCATGGAAGGTCTCCAGCATCAGCAGTCCAGCATTCTGGAGAGGCAGCTAGTTCAGACGCTGCTGGATGAGGTGTGGCCGCGTCTGAGCTGGACCGCGCAGTCCAGGAACGTGCTGGTTATTGGTTGTGCCACTGGAGAGACCATGTGTCTCGACCTGTTGCCGCGACTGCCGCAAGATGTTTTCACCGTCGCAGGCGACGGGCGACCCGAGATGGTTGCTGAGTGCGTAGCAAGATTTCCTTTCCATAACGTGGGCTACATTACCGTGGACTTTGGTGCTCCTGACATCCAAGCGACTCAGGCATGGAACCTGGTACCGTACACGAAGATCTTCAGCTTCTTCTACTTGCAGTCGGTACGGGATCAGAAGTAAGCACCCCTCAGAGCAATCGCTTCCAAGCACTGAGATCGTAGTTGCACCTA
This window encodes:
- the LOC126482049 gene encoding uncharacterized protein LOC126482049, whose product is MEGLQHQQSSILERQLVQTLLDEVWPRLSWTAQSRNVLVIGCATGETMCLDLLPRLPQDVFTVAGDGRPEMVAECVARFPFHNVGYITVDFGAPDIQATQAWNLVPYTKIFSFFYLQSVRDQK